In Toxoplasma gondii ME49 chromosome V, whole genome shotgun sequence, the DNA window ACGCTCGTCACATTTGGCGCCTTTCTACGCTCGGGATAAGTTTTGTGCCACCCGTGGCCTCAAATGACATCTGAGCACCTGTGGTGGAGGCTGCTTTTCGGCACTCTCGTACTGGCAAGGAAGTGCCTTTCCGCAGCGAACCAAAATCTTGTGTGCTAAAATGGAAATGCCCTTGATTTCTGTCATCGTTTCCCCATTTGGGAACGCGACCTATCCGTGCTTTTCCAGCCCGGCTGCAGCCATGCACGTGTAGTTCGCTCTTCCCTCTGGGGTTCTCCGCAGTATAGCCGAGATCGAGAACTCCCCATTTTTATCGAACATCTGCAGAGAATCCACTGGAAAACAGTGGTCTGATCCGGTTCTTTGATGGGTATTCTCCCTTCGAAATTTTCGAACGTCTCGGCCGAGGGTTGCGCAAACTTTCTTGCCTCTGTCTCAGGTCTCGTAGAGACAGGCAGCTGTTGAGACGGAGCGGCCCACTCGGCGGCCTCGTTGCTCGTTCTGCTCAACAGGGTGGTTGTTAACAAAACCCGCCGCAAATGTGTCTTATTTCGTTCTGCGTTCGATGTTCTCCGCTACCATCTCCCCTTGCACTTGGTCACGCTTATCCTCCCTCGAGAACTCTCTTCTCATTCCGTTTGCCGCGGTATGCGCGATATCCTGACACAGCGTGGCACCTCGTGTGCTCGCGTGCGCGGGTCTCCCGCCTATGACGGTTCGCGGATTTGCCGGGAAAGCAGCATGCTGTCCCGGTGAAAAACTACTTTGACACAGCTTTCATcagtttccttctgtttttgCTTTGCGCAAGATTAGAGTaggttttttcgttttttttatTTCCAGCGATTTCCACCGTATCCCCACGTTTGTCGTCCGCCGTCACCCACTGCTGTTTTTCCCCCGTCCAAGTTgcgtgtctttttctgcgtctgggttgcacgtttttttctccgcaCTTCTCTTATTCCTGCCCCCCCAATTTCTTGATTGGGTCTGTTGCTCTTGGGTCTCATGATTGTCCTTCACGCGTCTCCTGATTTATTGTTTCCCGTCCGGAGCCTCCTCATACATCGTTTCGTGTATTCCGTTCCGGTGTTTGGGGCCCCGTtggtcgtctgtctctgtcgctcgcaCGCCTTCCCCTCTGAATCTCTCAGCTGGCCTTCtgccctcgttctctcccttttttcacGACGGGCCGTTTCTGTCGATTCCGGGAGCTCTGTCGCTgggttctttttctctcgacagcGACCTCCCTAGAACCTCAGGAAGCCTGCCTGCTGTCGGGCTCCCCCGCTTTGCGTGCCAGTCTCTCGGGATCTTTCCGTTGCTCTGACCTACCCCTTCTCTGACACAGATCCGGTCCCCATTTTTAACaattttctcctttctccgctcCGCCTCGACTTCACGATTTCTGCTGCCAACTTCTTCACTGTTATCTTTCCTACGATGGCGCCCCCCGGCGGCCAGACTCCCCGGCAGTTGAGCGCTCCGCCGTCTTCTGCTGGCAAGCCGTGCTCTTCGAACTACCAGATTGTTTTGCCTGGCGAGCAGGATCAATGGAAGCCAGCGACACGTAATCCCTTTGTCAGGCTCTTtggcttttttctgcgtcgcctgcagACGCTGATGGGCCCCGTGGAAGATACCCCTGCGATTCAGGCCGCCAAGATGCAGCAGCGCCCGTGCCAGCTTAACCGCTTCGTGTTGCTGGCCGTATACTTCGTCTATGCGCTTCTCACCGCGCGTGTGTACTTCGCCTGGCCGAACCTGTCCAATCTGCTCTTCCGGAACGACGCGTACATCTGGTTGTGCAGCGACAACGAACCTGACATGCGTCTGCCCGAGAACGGCGAACGCCGCTACAAGTGCGAGGCCCAGAATTCTGAGGTTGGGAAACTGTTTGTCACttgcctcgccttcgccttctcctgttctctcgtcGCGGGCAttctcctcgacttcctgGGCGCAAAAGTAACCGCCATGATTGGCCAACTCTGCAACTTGCTTTCCTGGGTTCTCCTAGCCTTCGCTGGAGAAGGCTGCGAAACGTACTTTCCCGCTTTCATCCTTATGGGTGTCGGGTCGGACGTCGGCTACCTGCCCCTCCTCTCATCCGCCAACTTGTTCCCTGGACATGAAGGGTGCGTCTGAAGGAACGGCGATATCGCCGCGCACGGGGAGAAACCGTGTATGAGAGCGGAAAGGAACATGTGGGATAGAAATTTGAGGTAGAAACGGGGTGGGGAAAGTCGAGAAATGGCGGAGTGAGTGATGCAGCGATTGCTGGAACGAAGGGGACGAAGGGAGCGTTTGAATAAGACTCATCAAGGTCGTGGCTGTGCTCgtttgtgtatgtgtgtgttttgtCGGTATGTGCTTGTTCTGGCGTTTTTGGCAGGTTGGTTATTGCGTTGCTGGGAGCAGCCAAAAGTGCCAGTTTTGCTATGCCGACCATTCTGGACGTGACGGAGAACGGTGCTGACAACATACACTTGAAAGAAGTGTCACTCGGATACGCCATTTTTGGACCAGGTATGGAACGCATCTCTCTCGTTTACGCGCCGCTGGTCTCGCTATTTTTTCCCAGTCCTGACTGCCTCGGTCGTTCTGGGACGTGCATTTTGTTTTCGCGGGGACTGAAGTAGCTGGCTGGTTTTCGAGGAGGTGCGATAGCATAGAATCGACTCACTGTTTTGATCAAAAAcgtctgctgcatgcgtacgTCTGTGTAGCCGACATGCTCGCCCGTGTCTTCAACTACAGGTGTAGAGTCTACCCTCCGCAGCGTATCACATTCACAACGGCGCGCACGCGCATTCGTAAGAAGACAGCAGGATAGACACGCCGGTGCGTGTACATTTCCGCGTTGTTTGTGAAGGCTTACTGTTGGGGTCTGATCCGGTTCGCTCGGAATGTCCCTGTCCCGCGGACGCACCACTTCGTCGCGTTCGTGCATCGTTTTTGTTTTGCTTTCACAGGCGTCTGTTGTCTATTGGCGATCTTCCTGGTTCCTCTGCAAGTTTTCAAGCCATGGAATGAATTCGTGGGgctggaggaggaagacCAGCCACACCCGCTAGTGCGCGTGAACGATTCTTTTGCGTCTTACGGCGCACATGCGTGGCGTGACagtttctcgagtttccaGGAAGTGAAGGACTGGATCCACCAGCACCACATCAACACGCCACTGGAGGAAATGACGACGGGGCAGCTGCACCatccctcgtctccttcgtccctCGCGCCCCCACCACACCACCTCGGCCCGCAGCATGTGGGCGCGGCCGCCGTCGGAGGCGTCTCGGGCTCGCTAGCTGGGCCCGCACCGGCAGCGCAGCAGGCCCGGCACTTCGCGGACACCTCGCCGGAGGCCCAGAGCGTCCCAGCGGACGACGCCTCGCCCCTGTCGGGTGCGAAAACCACGCCTGTGACTCCACCTCTCGAGAAGGTTGCCTCTGGCGACACGGTTGCGACGACCCAGGTGCTCTCGGTGGTTCCGAGTACCGatgcggagaaggagactaAGGAGAACACCGGAACTCTGTCCGCGTCGCAGTTGCTGGTCACCTCGCTCCCGCCGATCGCTGCGAGCCGCGCAGGAAGCGTGTTCGGCGCCTCGGACGCCGACATCGTCCACTCGGGACCGTCATTCTCTGGCCTTCGCGGCGGAGCCatggaagaggagaaacccGCCAACTTCTGGTCGCAAGTCTTCTCCAAGTACGCCTTCGGCATCATCTTCTACAGCGTCCTGAAAGCCATCATGTACGCCTTCTTCACCACTGGCGGCGAAAACCTCCTTGGCAAACAGGTCAACGACTTCATGGGTGCAGCGCTCCccttctcctgcctcccGTGCTTGGTGAGTGAAAGGAAATGGGAAGCAataggagagaaaacggataTCTACATCGTCGAGGCcaaagacgacagaggagTTGAGTCGAATCACCCTGGCCATTTGTGACCGCTCTAAGCGGGAAAGGGTCTATCGAAAGTAGCTGTCAGTTTATCTCATTCCACCAAACATCTATATGCGTATGGATATATACACTTCATCCGTATGAACGTAAATGTAACTCTATATGCCAGTGATTATGTAGATGTCTCTTCAGAAATGAGTGTCGTGCTCAAGGAGAATGGCGACGTTGGTGCCAAGGTCTCTGGTTTTCGAATGGTGAGGTGGGGACAATAGCGTGATACAGAAAAGCGGGCAAGGGCAAGAGGGAAGCCTTGCGCACTGACGCCGGGTAGTCTGGGCTGGCGAATTTTAGGTTTTCCATGAAATCtatttggaagaagaggcttgaTAGTACTACCGTAAGTACATAATATGCAGTCCCAGCAGTAGCGGTTAAACTATAGAAGAGTGGAGTATTATCCATACATACCAGGCGTGGACCGTCAGATGTAatacgtgagc includes these proteins:
- a CDS encoding hypothetical protein (encoded by transcript TGME49_220600~Predicted trans-membrane domain (TMHMM2.0):81-104:151-174:186-209:267-290:522-545:559-579:580-603:606-624:643-666:675-698); the protein is MAPPGGQTPRQLSAPPSSAGKPCSSNYQIVLPGEQDQWKPATRNPFVRLFGFFLRRLQTLMGPVEDTPAIQAAKMQQRPCQLNRFVLLAVYFVYALLTARVYFAWPNLSNLLFRNDAYIWLCSDNEPDMRLPENGERRYKCEAQNSEVGKLFVTCLAFAFSCSLVAGILLDFLGAKVTAMIGQLCNLLSWVLLAFAGEGCETYFPAFILMGVGSDVGYLPLLSSANLFPGHEGLVIALLGAAKSASFAMPTILDVTENGADNIHLKEVSLGYAIFGPGVCCLLAIFLVPLQVFKPWNEFVGLEEEDQPHPLVRVNDSFASYGAHAWRDSFSSFQEVKDWIHQHHINTPLEEMTTGQLHHPSSPSSLAPPPHHLGPQHVGAAAVGGVSGSLAGPAPAAQQARHFADTSPEAQSVPADDASPLSGAKTTPVTPPLEKVASGDTVATTQVLSVVPSTDAEKETKENTGTLSASQLLVTSLPPIAASRAGSVFGASDADIVHSGPSFSGLRGGAMEEEKPANFWSQVFSKYAFGIIFYSVLKAIMYAFFTTGGENLLGKQVNDFMGAALPFSCLPCLVLGKVVDTVGIMPALLLLNSFITLAYGFSMIDSTFTAYLAAILYICYVSFYSSQSYCYVSDTFSSCHFGKLVGIIHMIAGFLSLLKIPMQSLVVHVFHSEYLYPCLIMLGFCLCNFIVLFWLVYLKRKDPHPFWSKSARDAVKKEQERQDAMKRERKEKRMQEKEARKRENEGRPAHAVEMA